Within Ignavibacteriota bacterium, the genomic segment CCGCCGTTCTGCCGAACGTCTCACCCGAGCCCGCCCTGCGCCGCCCCAGCCAGTCCGAGTTATGAGTGAAAAAGAAATAACAGAAAAAACTCTCGTGCTCTTGTGTGTTAACATAAAAGCGGGAGAGCGGGACAGCGGGACTGGGGAGTAGGGAGTAGGGAGTAGGGAGTAGGGAGTAGGGAGTAGGGAGTAGCGAGTAACAAACGACGGGTCTGCCCGCCGAAGGCGCGTAGGCGGGGGCATTGTCACACCTGCTTCGTATCTTGGTGTTCGCAGCACACACTTCCCCGTTCCTAGCTCCTACTTACTAGCTCCTCGTCCCCAGACCGCCGTTCACCGCCGAAAGAAAACAGAGATGACCACATACACCTTTGACGATCTCCTTGCCATCATGACGCGGCTGCGGAAGGAATGCCCGTGGGACAGGGAACAGACGCACGACTCGATCAAGGGTCATACCATCGAGGAGGCCTATGAGGTGGTCGAGGCCATCGACCATCAGGACTATGAGGAGTTGCGCACGGAACTGGGGGATCTGCTGCTGCATGTCGTCTTCCATGCGGAGATCGCGGCGGGAGACGGACGCTTCACCATCGATGACGTGCTGCGCGCCATCATCGACAAACTCGTGCGGCGCCATCCTCATATCTTCGGTGATGTGGAGGTGCAGGACGCGCGGGAGGTGAAAAAAAATTGGGAGCAGATAAAAATGGAGGAGGGCCGCGAGTCGGTCATCGACGGTGTGCCCGACGTGCT encodes:
- the mazG gene encoding nucleoside triphosphate pyrophosphohydrolase, producing the protein MTTYTFDDLLAIMTRLRKECPWDREQTHDSIKGHTIEEAYEVVEAIDHQDYEELRTELGDLLLHVVFHAEIAAGDGRFTIDDVLRAIIDKLVRRHPHIFGDVEVQDAREVKKNWEQIKMEEGRESVIDGVPDVLPALLKAHRIQDKASKVGFDWPHRDQVWAKVEEETRELQEAVGSMPQDRIEEEFGDLLFALVNYARFVNVNPEDALRKTINKFSSRFRYIEKRLREDGSDIYSSTLEEMDRLWDEAKTAS